A genomic window from Cloacibacillus evryensis DSM 19522 includes:
- the trpA gene encoding tryptophan synthase subunit alpha: MSRLRDAFKAGKAFIPFITCGDPSLAATERLVRATAEAGADIIELGIPFSDPTAEGPVIQAANVRALAGGVTADKIFAMVRRLRERIDTPMVFMTYANVVYSYGTESFVKIASDLEIDGLILPDVPFEEKEEFAAPCRAAGLELVSLIAPTSNDRISLIARAAEGFVYCVSSLGVTGVRSEITTDVGAMVRLVKKEREIPCAVGFGISTPEQARRMASAADGVIVGSAVVKLCAQYGEEAAPYVAEYVREMKAAVREGGR, encoded by the coding sequence ATGAGTAGGCTGCGCGACGCATTCAAGGCCGGCAAGGCCTTCATCCCGTTCATCACCTGCGGCGACCCGAGCCTTGCGGCCACTGAGCGGCTCGTCCGCGCGACGGCGGAGGCCGGGGCGGATATTATCGAGCTCGGCATTCCCTTCTCCGACCCGACGGCGGAGGGGCCGGTGATCCAGGCGGCCAACGTGCGCGCTCTCGCGGGCGGCGTCACCGCCGATAAAATTTTCGCGATGGTCCGCCGTCTCCGCGAGAGGATCGATACGCCGATGGTATTTATGACCTATGCCAACGTGGTCTATTCTTATGGGACAGAAAGCTTTGTAAAAATTGCCTCTGATCTTGAAATAGACGGACTGATACTGCCCGATGTTCCTTTTGAAGAGAAAGAGGAATTTGCCGCGCCCTGCCGCGCCGCGGGGCTGGAGCTCGTCTCGCTGATCGCGCCGACCTCCAACGACCGCATCTCGCTGATCGCGCGCGCCGCGGAGGGGTTCGTCTACTGCGTATCGTCGCTTGGCGTGACGGGCGTCAGGAGCGAGATAACGACCGACGTCGGCGCGATGGTGCGGCTCGTGAAAAAAGAGAGGGAAATCCCCTGCGCCGTAGGCTTCGGCATCTCGACGCCGGAACAGGCGCGGCGGATGGCCTCCGCCGCCGACGGGGTGATCGTCGGCAGCGCCGTCGTCAAGCTCTGCGCGCAATACGGCGAGGAGGCCGCGCCCTATGTGGCGGAGTACGTCAGGGAGATGAAGGCCGCCGTAAGAGAGGGCGGACGGTAA
- the trpB gene encoding tryptophan synthase subunit beta — protein MSKGRFGVHGGQYIPETLMNAVIELEEAYSHYKDDADFNRELTALLNDYAGRPSRLYFARRMTADLGGAKIYLKREDLNHTGAHKINNVLGQVLLAVRMGKRRVIAETGAGQHGVATATAAALMGLECEVFMGREDTERQALNVYRMRLLGAKVHAVESGTGTLKDAVSETMREWTSRISDTHYVLGSCMGPHPFPTIVRDFQAVISKEIREQLLAAEGKLPDAVLACVGGGSNAIGAFYHFIPDAGVRLIGCEAAGRGADTPETAATIATGRPGIFHGMKSYFCQDEYGQIAPVYSISAGLDYPGIGPEHAHLHDTGRAEYVAVTDAEAVEAFEYLSRTEGIIPAIESAHAVAHARKIAPLMGKEQIIVINLSGRGDKDCAAIARYRGEDIHE, from the coding sequence ATGAGCAAAGGACGGTTTGGCGTCCACGGCGGACAATACATACCAGAAACGCTGATGAACGCCGTTATTGAGCTTGAAGAGGCATACAGCCATTACAAGGACGACGCCGATTTCAACCGGGAACTGACGGCGCTGCTCAACGATTACGCGGGGCGTCCCTCGCGGCTGTACTTCGCGCGGCGCATGACCGCCGACCTCGGCGGCGCGAAGATATATCTGAAACGCGAGGATCTAAACCACACCGGCGCGCACAAGATAAACAACGTGCTGGGGCAGGTGCTGCTGGCCGTGCGCATGGGAAAGAGGCGCGTCATCGCCGAAACGGGCGCGGGGCAGCACGGCGTGGCTACGGCCACCGCCGCGGCGCTGATGGGGCTAGAGTGCGAGGTCTTCATGGGGCGCGAGGATACAGAGCGGCAGGCGCTCAACGTCTACCGTATGCGGCTGCTGGGGGCGAAGGTGCATGCCGTGGAGAGCGGAACCGGCACCCTCAAGGACGCCGTCAGCGAAACGATGCGCGAATGGACGAGCCGTATCAGCGACACCCATTATGTGTTGGGCTCATGCATGGGGCCGCATCCATTCCCGACGATCGTGCGCGACTTCCAGGCGGTGATCTCAAAGGAGATCAGGGAGCAGCTGCTCGCGGCGGAGGGCAAACTGCCGGACGCGGTGCTGGCCTGCGTCGGAGGCGGTTCCAACGCGATCGGGGCCTTCTATCATTTTATCCCCGACGCCGGCGTGCGGCTCATCGGCTGCGAGGCGGCGGGGCGCGGCGCGGATACGCCGGAGACGGCGGCGACCATCGCCACCGGCAGGCCCGGCATCTTCCACGGCATGAAATCATACTTCTGCCAGGACGAATACGGGCAGATCGCTCCCGTTTATTCCATCTCGGCTGGGCTGGATTATCCCGGGATCGGGCCGGAACACGCGCACCTGCATGACACTGGGCGCGCCGAATACGTGGCCGTCACCGACGCGGAGGCGGTAGAGGCCTTTGAATACCTCTCGCGCACGGAGGGGATCATCCCCGCCATCGAGAGCGCGCACGCCGTCGCCCACGCGCGGAAGATCGCGCCGCTGATGGGCAAAGAGCAGATAATCGTCATCAACCTGTCGGGCCGCGGCGACAAGGACTGCGCGGCGATCGCCCGTTACCGGGGGGAGGATATCCATGAGTAG
- a CDS encoding phosphoribosylanthranilate isomerase, with the protein MTKIKICGLSRRCDIGFVNRCGPDYAGFVVNVPKSRRSVTPEEARALSALLSPDIMPVGVFVNERAEVVASMLNDGIIFAAQLHGSEDEDYIGALRRCTGGILIQAFSVASPSDMERAAASPADYVLLDSGGGTGRTFDWRLIKGFKRPYFLAGGLGADNLPAALAELRPFAVDMSSGVETGGVKDPAKIEAAVAAVRRYS; encoded by the coding sequence ATGACGAAGATAAAAATATGCGGCCTTTCGCGCCGCTGCGATATCGGCTTTGTCAATCGCTGCGGGCCGGATTACGCCGGCTTCGTCGTCAACGTGCCCAAGAGCCGCCGCAGCGTGACACCGGAAGAGGCGCGGGCGCTTTCGGCGCTGCTTTCGCCCGATATCATGCCGGTCGGCGTCTTTGTCAACGAAAGGGCCGAGGTCGTAGCCTCCATGCTGAACGACGGGATAATTTTTGCCGCCCAGCTGCACGGGAGCGAGGATGAGGATTATATCGGCGCTCTGCGGCGGTGCACAGGCGGGATATTGATCCAGGCCTTCAGCGTCGCCTCGCCCTCCGATATGGAGCGCGCCGCGGCGAGCCCGGCGGATTACGTTCTGCTCGACAGCGGCGGCGGCACCGGCCGGACGTTCGACTGGCGGCTGATAAAGGGTTTTAAAAGGCCGTACTTTCTCGCCGGAGGACTGGGAGCGGACAATCTGCCCGCTGCGCTGGCGGAGCTGCGGCCCTTCGCGGTGGATATGAGCAGCGGCGTGGAGACGGGCGGCGTCAAAGACCCCGCAAAGATAGAGGCGGCGGTGGCCGCCGTCAGGAGGTATTCATAA
- the trpC gene encoding indole-3-glycerol phosphate synthase TrpC, whose amino-acid sequence MNILAEIAARTKLRAAEDKKCLPLAEVRRLAESAAKGAASFAFERALRGEDISFICEVKRASPSKGLIARDFPYLDIARDYQAAGAAAVSCLTEPYWFKGEDRCLREISAALSIPVLRKDFTVDEYMVYAARALGASAVLLIVSILDDARLLSYRQLADELGLSSLVEAHDEEEVERALKAGARVVGVNNRDLRTFQVDMEVSRRLRPLVPSEVVFVSESGVNGAEDIQKLRRYGVDAVLIGEKLMRAADRRAMLDELRDGAR is encoded by the coding sequence TTGAATATTCTCGCGGAGATCGCCGCGCGGACGAAGCTGCGGGCGGCCGAGGATAAGAAGTGCCTGCCGCTTGCGGAGGTGCGGCGTCTGGCCGAGTCCGCTGCCAAAGGCGCGGCCTCCTTTGCCTTTGAGAGGGCTCTGCGCGGGGAGGATATCTCCTTCATCTGCGAGGTCAAACGGGCCTCACCCTCAAAGGGGCTCATCGCGCGGGATTTTCCTTACCTGGATATAGCCCGCGATTACCAGGCGGCGGGCGCGGCGGCGGTCTCCTGCCTCACCGAGCCCTATTGGTTCAAAGGGGAGGACCGTTGCCTGCGCGAGATATCCGCGGCGCTCTCGATCCCGGTCCTGCGCAAGGATTTTACCGTGGACGAGTACATGGTCTACGCCGCGCGGGCGCTCGGCGCTTCGGCGGTGCTGCTGATAGTCTCCATCCTTGACGACGCGCGGCTGCTCTCTTACAGGCAGCTGGCCGACGAGCTCGGCCTCTCTTCCCTGGTCGAGGCGCACGACGAGGAGGAGGTCGAGCGGGCGCTTAAGGCGGGAGCGAGGGTCGTGGGCGTCAATAACCGCGATCTCAGGACCTTTCAGGTCGACATGGAGGTGAGCCGCCGCCTGCGCCCTTTGGTGCCCTCTGAGGTCGTCTTCGTCTCCGAGAGCGGCGTGAACGGCGCGGAAGATATTCAAAAACTGCGGCGATACGGCGTAGACGCCGTGCTTATCGGTGAAAAGCTGATGCGCGCGGCGGACAGGCGCGCGATGCTTGACGAATTGCGGGACGGCGCAAGATGA
- the trpD gene encoding anthranilate phosphoribosyltransferase, protein MIKEAIIKLSKKEDLSYSEAQEVMNEVMDGKTSQVQTAAYLTALSLKGETTEEITGSAAGMRRHCVKLLHEMDVLEIVGTGGDNANSFNISTTSALVIAAGGVPVAKHGNRAASSKCGAADVLEALGVKITLPPEESARLLKEINICFLFAQNYHLAMKYVAPIRKELSIRTVFNILGPLTNPAGANRELMGVYEESLVEPLAQVMSRLGVVRGMVVYGQDRLDEISMSAPTSVCEIREGWFQSYEITPERFGYSRCDKSELVGGTPAENAVITRDILTGKECGAKRQAVCLNAGAALYIGGGAVSMEDGVRMAESLIDSGAALKKLDEFVRESNR, encoded by the coding sequence ATGATAAAAGAGGCAATCATAAAGCTGTCAAAAAAAGAGGATCTGAGCTATTCCGAGGCGCAGGAAGTGATGAACGAGGTGATGGACGGAAAGACGAGCCAGGTCCAGACCGCGGCCTATCTCACGGCGCTGTCGCTCAAAGGCGAGACTACGGAGGAGATCACCGGGTCGGCGGCGGGGATGCGCCGGCACTGTGTCAAACTCCTGCACGAGATGGACGTGCTGGAGATCGTCGGCACCGGCGGCGATAACGCCAACTCCTTCAATATTTCGACGACCTCGGCGCTGGTGATCGCCGCCGGCGGCGTGCCTGTCGCCAAGCACGGCAACCGCGCCGCCTCTTCCAAGTGCGGCGCCGCCGACGTGCTCGAGGCGCTCGGCGTGAAGATAACCCTCCCCCCGGAGGAGAGCGCGAGGCTGCTGAAGGAGATAAATATCTGCTTTCTCTTCGCGCAGAACTATCACCTCGCGATGAAGTACGTGGCGCCGATCCGCAAAGAGCTCAGCATCCGCACCGTATTCAACATACTCGGCCCGCTCACCAACCCCGCCGGGGCGAACCGCGAGCTGATGGGCGTCTACGAGGAATCCCTCGTGGAGCCGCTTGCGCAGGTGATGTCCAGGCTCGGCGTCGTGCGCGGCATGGTCGTCTACGGACAGGACAGGCTGGACGAGATATCGATGAGCGCGCCGACGTCGGTATGTGAGATAAGGGAGGGCTGGTTCCAGTCCTACGAGATAACGCCCGAGCGTTTCGGCTACAGCCGCTGCGACAAATCCGAGTTAGTCGGCGGCACGCCGGCGGAGAATGCCGTAATAACGAGGGATATCCTTACCGGCAAAGAATGCGGCGCGAAGCGGCAGGCCGTCTGTCTGAACGCGGGAGCGGCTCTCTATATCGGCGGCGGCGCCGTGTCGATGGAGGATGGCGTGCGGATGGCCGAGAGCCTTATCGACTCGGGCGCGGCGCTGAAAAAGCTGGACGAATTTGTCAGGGAGAGCAATCGTTGA
- a CDS encoding anthranilate synthase component II yields MYLLIDNYDSFSYNLYQLIGAFDPDVAVARNDALTLEDIAALSPRAIFLSPGPGRPEASGICPAAVRRFAGDIPIFGVCLGLQVICSALGGRVSYAGNLMHGKVSNVSAEPNSLLFKGLEGGFPAARYHSLSAVEESLPPSLVVTARSDDGEVMAVEDRGRLICGVQFHPESVMTPDGPAIMQNYLESIRR; encoded by the coding sequence ATGTATCTTCTCATTGATAATTACGACAGTTTTTCCTACAACCTTTATCAGCTTATCGGCGCTTTCGATCCCGACGTCGCAGTGGCGCGCAACGACGCGCTGACGCTTGAAGATATCGCGGCGCTCTCGCCGCGGGCGATCTTTCTCTCTCCCGGGCCGGGCAGGCCGGAGGCCTCCGGGATCTGTCCCGCGGCTGTCAGGCGTTTCGCGGGAGATATCCCTATCTTTGGCGTCTGTTTAGGCCTGCAGGTCATCTGTTCCGCCCTCGGAGGGCGCGTGTCTTATGCGGGGAACCTGATGCACGGCAAAGTCTCGAATGTCTCCGCGGAACCAAACAGCCTGCTCTTCAAGGGGCTGGAAGGGGGATTTCCCGCGGCGCGCTATCACTCGCTCTCGGCCGTGGAGGAGAGCCTGCCGCCCTCGCTTGTGGTGACCGCAAGGTCGGACGACGGCGAGGTGATGGCGGTGGAGGACCGCGGCCGTCTCATCTGCGGCGTACAGTTTCATCCAGAGTCGGTGATGACGCCGGACGGCCCGGCAATCATGCAAAATTATCTTGAATCGATCAGGAGGTAA
- a CDS encoding anthranilate synthase component I family protein yields MYPTLEEVRALARSGDYRRVPVCRELYADRYTPVEVMRTLRAAGRHCFLLESADNSQRWGRYSFLGYAPTLELTCADGLLRIRGGVDGEDVRERVEEVSHPGEAIRAILRDHRAPKVKGMPPFCGGLVGYFSYDYLKYAEPTLRGASDEGRDFRDVDLMLFDKVIAFDHYRQKLVLIAGVPADGVTEGYRAACEALDEMEALLESGAKAVFRPLRLKEELRPRFSEEEFCALVRRAKDYIREGDIFQVVLSDPLTAAAEGSLFDTYRVLRSLNPSPYMFYFSSDDIEIAGASPETLARLDGGRLYTFPLAGTRRRGEDGEEDAALERELLADEKELAEHNMLVDLGRNDLGRVCRLNTVRVEEYMAVQRFSHVMHIGSTVSGLLRDDRDAVDAVDSILPAGTLSGAPKIRACEIIRELEGCRRGIYGGAVGYLDFGGGMDTCIAIRLAYKKDGRVCVQSGAGIVADSVPEREFRECADKAQAVVRALRAAEGGL; encoded by the coding sequence ATGTATCCGACGTTGGAAGAGGTACGGGCATTGGCCCGCTCGGGAGATTACCGAAGGGTGCCGGTCTGCCGTGAATTGTACGCCGACCGTTATACCCCGGTGGAGGTGATGCGGACGCTGCGGGCCGCCGGCAGGCACTGTTTTCTGCTTGAGAGCGCCGATAACAGCCAGCGGTGGGGCCGTTACTCATTTCTTGGTTACGCCCCTACGCTGGAGCTGACCTGCGCCGACGGCCTGCTGCGTATCCGCGGCGGCGTCGACGGCGAGGATGTCCGGGAGCGCGTGGAGGAGGTTTCGCATCCGGGCGAGGCGATCCGCGCCATTCTCAGAGATCACCGCGCCCCCAAGGTGAAGGGGATGCCGCCATTCTGCGGCGGGCTGGTCGGCTATTTTTCCTACGACTATTTGAAATACGCGGAGCCGACGCTGCGCGGCGCTTCGGATGAGGGGCGGGACTTCCGCGATGTTGACCTGATGCTTTTTGACAAGGTCATCGCCTTCGACCACTATCGTCAGAAGCTTGTGCTGATCGCGGGAGTTCCCGCCGACGGCGTCACGGAGGGATACCGCGCGGCCTGCGAGGCGCTAGATGAAATGGAGGCGCTGCTGGAGAGCGGCGCTAAGGCGGTCTTCCGGCCGCTTCGCCTTAAAGAGGAGTTGCGTCCGCGTTTTTCGGAGGAGGAGTTCTGCGCGCTGGTGCGGCGCGCGAAGGACTATATCCGCGAGGGGGATATTTTTCAGGTCGTGCTTTCCGATCCTCTCACGGCTGCGGCCGAGGGCAGCCTTTTCGACACCTACAGGGTGCTGCGCTCGCTTAACCCTTCGCCCTATATGTTCTACTTCTCAAGCGACGATATCGAGATCGCGGGGGCCTCTCCCGAAACGCTGGCGCGGCTCGACGGGGGGCGGCTTTATACTTTCCCTCTCGCCGGTACGCGCAGGCGCGGGGAGGACGGCGAAGAGGACGCGGCGCTTGAACGCGAGCTACTCGCCGACGAAAAGGAGCTCGCCGAACACAATATGCTGGTGGATCTTGGAAGAAACGACCTCGGCCGCGTGTGCCGGCTGAATACGGTGCGCGTGGAGGAGTATATGGCCGTTCAGCGTTTTTCTCATGTGATGCACATCGGCTCTACGGTCTCCGGGCTGCTGCGTGACGACCGCGACGCCGTCGACGCCGTAGATTCCATCCTTCCCGCCGGCACCCTCTCCGGCGCGCCTAAGATACGCGCCTGCGAGATCATCCGCGAGCTTGAGGGCTGCCGGCGCGGCATCTACGGTGGAGCCGTCGGTTACCTCGATTTCGGCGGCGGCATGGATACCTGCATCGCCATTCGACTGGCCTATAAAAAGGATGGGCGCGTCTGTGTGCAGTCCGGGGCGGGGATCGTCGCCGACAGCGTTCCCGAGCGGGAGTTCCGCGAATGCGCCGACAAGGCGCAGGCCGTCGTGCGCGCGCTGCGCGCCGCAGAAGGAGGGTTATAA
- a CDS encoding heavy metal translocating P-type ATPase yields MEFVVAHELPGRIRLRTPKGTFSKKNAPAVEALLESQRGVKKVKASYLTGSILICFEVSCREGVLSAAALMTRDYYDDEELEGLRGEAPQESLKAGLAAMAARTLFRLLLPLPLRKVINICRASSFVKRGARSLLVSRRVNVSVLDASAILSAVVRGDFVSAGIIMTLVSLGDLLESWTQRKSKEDLAQSLALRVDTVWVRRGGCDVEMAFSELHVGDLVVVRAGTVIPVDGRVAEGEAVVNQSSMTGEPLGIVRKEGASVYAGTVVEEGMIVVETTALGSSTRISRIISVVEESESRKASIQGRAERLADSIVPFNFILAGVIYLSTRSAVRASSALMVDYSCAIKLATPLAILASMREGIKRGVLIKGGKYIEALADADTAVFDKTGTLTVAEPRVAKVIALNGYGGEDVLKLSACLEEHFPHSIAKAVVRRAEEDDLHHAEEHAEVEYAVAHGIVSSLRGERVIIGSSHFVFEDEGVKVSEADKKVIDEECAHYSLLYLAVGTELAGIICIDDPLRGEAREVVSGLRAEGVPHLVMLTGDCRRAAENTAAQLGIGEVRSEMLPVDKSEYVRRLTERRRAVIMVGDGVNDSPALSAASVGVSMRSGADIAQEVANVVLLENDLRTLVDARRISVRTMRKIHMNYRFIVGTNTLLLALGLGGFISPALSALLHNLSTVGASIYSLAPVLGKDIRGNRRQSIDR; encoded by the coding sequence ATGGAATTTGTCGTAGCCCACGAATTGCCCGGGCGTATCCGCCTGCGTACCCCCAAGGGGACCTTCTCGAAAAAAAACGCGCCGGCGGTGGAGGCGCTGCTTGAATCGCAGCGGGGCGTAAAGAAGGTCAAGGCGTCATATCTTACGGGCAGCATCCTTATCTGTTTTGAAGTCTCGTGCCGCGAAGGAGTCCTTTCGGCGGCGGCTCTCATGACCAGAGATTATTATGACGACGAGGAGCTTGAGGGGCTCCGCGGCGAAGCGCCGCAGGAGAGCCTGAAGGCGGGCCTGGCGGCAATGGCCGCCCGCACGCTCTTCCGCCTTCTGCTTCCCCTGCCCCTGCGTAAAGTGATAAATATATGCCGCGCCTCGTCATTTGTAAAAAGAGGGGCGCGGTCTCTTCTTGTTTCCCGCAGGGTCAATGTATCCGTACTTGACGCCTCGGCGATTTTAAGCGCCGTCGTCAGGGGCGATTTTGTTTCGGCGGGAATAATAATGACGCTGGTCTCCCTGGGGGACCTCCTTGAGAGCTGGACGCAGCGCAAGTCGAAGGAGGATCTCGCCCAGAGCCTCGCGCTGCGCGTCGATACCGTCTGGGTGCGGCGTGGCGGCTGTGACGTAGAAATGGCCTTCTCGGAACTTCATGTCGGCGACTTGGTCGTCGTCCGCGCGGGGACGGTGATCCCCGTGGACGGCAGGGTCGCCGAGGGCGAGGCGGTGGTGAATCAGTCGTCGATGACGGGCGAGCCGCTCGGCATCGTCCGGAAAGAGGGCGCGAGCGTCTATGCCGGCACGGTAGTGGAGGAGGGGATGATCGTCGTGGAGACGACCGCTCTCGGAAGCTCCACGCGGATCAGCCGGATAATCAGCGTGGTGGAGGAATCGGAGAGCCGCAAGGCGTCGATCCAGGGGCGCGCGGAACGTCTCGCCGACTCCATCGTTCCCTTCAACTTCATCCTGGCCGGCGTCATCTATCTTTCCACGAGGAGCGCCGTGCGGGCCTCTTCGGCGCTGATGGTGGATTATTCCTGCGCGATCAAGCTCGCGACGCCGCTGGCCATCCTCGCCTCGATGCGCGAGGGCATAAAGCGCGGCGTGCTGATCAAGGGCGGAAAATATATTGAGGCGTTAGCCGACGCGGACACCGCGGTGTTTGACAAGACCGGCACGCTGACCGTCGCCGAGCCGCGGGTGGCCAAGGTCATCGCCCTCAACGGATACGGCGGAGAAGATGTGCTGAAACTGTCGGCCTGCCTTGAGGAGCATTTCCCGCACTCGATAGCGAAGGCGGTGGTCCGCCGCGCGGAAGAGGACGATCTGCACCACGCGGAAGAACACGCCGAGGTGGAATATGCCGTCGCGCACGGCATCGTATCCAGTCTGCGCGGCGAGAGGGTCATCATCGGCAGCTCCCATTTCGTGTTTGAGGACGAGGGGGTAAAGGTCTCCGAAGCTGATAAAAAGGTCATCGATGAGGAGTGCGCGCACTATTCGCTGCTCTACCTCGCCGTCGGTACGGAGCTGGCCGGGATAATCTGTATAGACGACCCGCTGCGCGGCGAGGCCCGCGAGGTCGTCTCCGGGCTGAGGGCGGAGGGTGTGCCGCACCTTGTGATGCTCACGGGCGACTGTCGGCGGGCGGCGGAGAACACCGCGGCGCAGCTCGGCATCGGCGAGGTCCGCTCCGAGATGCTGCCGGTCGATAAGTCGGAGTATGTCAGGAGGCTTACGGAAAGGCGGCGCGCGGTCATCATGGTGGGGGACGGCGTCAACGATTCCCCCGCGCTCTCCGCGGCAAGCGTCGGCGTCTCGATGAGGAGCGGCGCGGATATCGCGCAGGAGGTGGCGAACGTCGTCCTGCTTGAAAACGACCTGCGCACGCTAGTGGACGCGCGGCGCATCAGCGTTCGGACGATGAGGAAGATACACATGAATTACCGCTTTATCGTCGGGACGAATACGCTGCTGCTGGCGCTCGGCCTCGGCGGGTTCATCTCTCCCGCCCTTTCGGCGCTGTTGCATAACCTTTCGACGGTGGGAGCGAGTATCTACAGCCTGGCTCCCGTCCTTGGCAAAGATATACGGGGAAATCGCCGGCAGTCTATTGACAGATAA
- a CDS encoding DUF1490 family protein: MRIECERCLVFAAGLIVGAGAYAMVKNGKAKKAAVKALAKGMELQEKVAAAAERTKESVADTIAEAKCCMEEEK, from the coding sequence ATGAGGATCGAATGCGAACGCTGCCTGGTCTTTGCGGCCGGACTGATCGTCGGGGCCGGAGCTTACGCGATGGTGAAGAACGGAAAGGCGAAGAAGGCCGCCGTCAAGGCGCTGGCAAAGGGGATGGAGCTTCAGGAAAAGGTCGCCGCCGCGGCCGAGAGGACGAAGGAATCTGTCGCGGATACGATCGCCGAGGCAAAGTGCTGCATGGAAGAGGAGAAGTAA